The DNA window CCGGAGGCCACGCCCGCGACAAAGACAACCCTGGCCCTCGAACTCCCGGAGCCGCAAACCACACCGGTTTTCCCCTTGTGAAGGGCGCACTTCTCGCACGTCTCCACCTCCTCCCTCACCGCAAGAAGCCCCTCTGCCCGGACGGACGGGATCTCCCGCACCCCGGCCCCCTTAAGGAACTCGAGCCTGTCGAGCGCACCCCTGACTATCCGGTTATACTCTTCCTTCACATCCATATCGCGATAGTTTTTAACTTTACAATCGGGCCGCCTTCAAGTATCATAAATAGTTCATGGTTACGGCAATAGTATCAGCCTTCGCAATCCTGCTTCTCTTCCCCGGCGACGCGCTCGCCTGGGGGCCTGCAACCCACCTGGAGCTCGGGAGCACCGTACTCAAGGGGCTGGCCGTCCTCCCACCGGCCGTACGGGCGCTTATCGCCAGGTACCCCTACGACTTCCTCTACGGCAACATAAGTGCGGACATCGTCGTGGGCAAGAACATGGTGGAGGAGCTAAAGCACTGCCACAACTGGACGTTCGGCTCTCGGCTTCTGAAGACCGCTTCGAGCGACTCTCAGAGGGCCTTCGCGTACGGCTATCTCTGCCACCTCGCGGCCGACACCGTCGCCCACAACCACTTCATCCCGGAGATGATGATCCGCTCCTTCTCCTCCACCATCCGGAAGCATACCTACTGGGAGTTGAGGTTCGACGCCCTCGCCGACAAGAGCGTCTGGGCCATACCCAAGAAGATAGTCCGGGAGGTCCACCGCGATAACGACGCGCTCTT is part of the Thermodesulfobacteriota bacterium genome and encodes:
- a CDS encoding zinc dependent phospholipase C family protein gives rise to the protein MVTAIVSAFAILLLFPGDALAWGPATHLELGSTVLKGLAVLPPAVRALIARYPYDFLYGNISADIVVGKNMVEELKHCHNWTFGSRLLKTASSDSQRAFAYGYLCHLAADTVAHNHFIPEMMIRSFSSTIRKHTYWELRFDALADKSVWAIPKKIVREVHRDNDALLSLTLAGTGTPLSFRTNKTIFSSIMSIHRVEQWHHMLDMMSSSSKWTLHKEEKKKFYDLAIEAVADVLTNGNRARCTKKDPRGKHNLDLAKRERKKLKTMNRSGRDWSPAMERAVKEVSP